GTTCTTCCCAggatttccctgctccaggaacATGCCCACAGCCACAGTGGGGTCATcttcagggagctgcagaccCAAAGTGTCGCTCCATCATCCAGAGAGGTaaaggagaggggagagggaaagggataggaggagagggagaggtgCAGCCATGCCTCcagaaaagcattttattttcatttttagggATTCTTTTGAAGCCCTCTGGTGGAGttttcccttccccagcacaACCCTGGGATTCatttccctgcccagctccacatccagctggagctcctgcCAATCCAAACATCCTCCATCCGCTGCCATCCTGCAAAGCATCACCCCATCATCCCCCTCCCCTCTACACCAGCCTTTCCCTTGGATATGGAGaaaaaagtgggggaaaatgGCAGAGCACTTGGGACCAAGGGGATTCCAGCCTCCTCACCTTCGCAGCTCTTGCCGTCGCCCAGCAGGACGTATCCGGCGGGGCAGGAGCAGTGGAAGGAGCCGGGAATGTTGACACAGGCGTGGGCACAGAGCCGGGGTCCCCCTTGCTGCTGGTACACCTCGCACTCGTTGAGGTCTGCGGGGATTCACCAAGATCTCCCTCCAGCTTCCTGGGAAAACCCAGGGAGCGGGCCTGAggtgggctgggaaggggctgacgGCAGATTCCAGGGAATGGGAGCAGCTGTGACCAGCGGTGTCCCGCAGAGGGCGACACTGGGCCCGGTTTGCACTCAGCCATCCATGGCTTGGATCAAGGGGCTGGAGCCTCCCGagggagcttggagcagcccccactggagatattccaggACCAGCACATCCCGCgctgtgtgctctgggatggtgGGGCTGAGCCGCTGTGGTCCCTCCCAGTGTGGCTCTGTGAGGGCACCGGGCACCGAGGCAGCCCCGCAGCCCGCCCGTATCCCGGCTCACCCTGGCAGATCCCGTTGGAAGCCGTGCCGCTCATGTGGAAGCCGGGATcgcagctgcactgctgggtcTGGGCGATCTGGGCACAGCGGGGCTGCCGGCTGAAGGCCGGGTCGCCCGTCACGCTCCAGGTGGGAGGAGCTGCGGGAAAACGGCGGGATGGGGAGTTGGGATGAGGTCGGGGATGAAATACTCCCGTTTATCCCCCAGCAAGGGGCACCCACCAGTCTGAGCCTGGTACTGGCACGTGGTCCCGGTCCACTGCGGGGGACAGAGGCATCTGAAGTGGTTGAGACCCTCCAGGCACGTCCCGCCATtctggcaggggctgcttgAGCACTCTCTGATCTCTGCGGGAAAAGCAGGCACGCTCCATGTTATCTCCTTTTGGGAAGCAAGGCTCAGGAGTGCTGCACACACCGGGATGCTTTGGTACCCTATGGCACGTCATAGGCAGGATACCATTTCCCCTCATCtttcctgctgagctgctccagctaTAATTCCCAGTTTTCCTTAAGACAGAGAAATCCCAAAACCATGggagctgcagcatccctggaacTTTTTGGAGTAGCTGCGATCCCGCCCCATTTGAGCACCCCGATATCCCCCCATGTTTATATAAATCCACTTTTCCAAAGGATGTTCCAGGGCAGACAGTGTACCTGCACAGCGGGCCTCCTGCCCTGTCCAGCTGCCGTTGGCCTGGCACATCcgtgtgctggagcccaggagCTGGAATCCTGGATCACAGGCGAAGTGAACCTCGTGATCCACCAAATATTTGGTGCCGAACTTCCTCCCATCCGCAGGGGCTTGGAGGGCAGGACAGGCGGCTGCGAGACCATGGAAAGGGGATGAGTTTGGAGGGGGCCCTATCCTTCCAAGCCACCCTATTTCCCTGGAATGCTGTCCCAGGGACTCACCGGGGGGCGGCTCCGGGGCGGCCTTGGCCAGGGAGGCGTGGATGGTGCTCAGGCGGCTCCTCACGGCGCGCAGCCCTTCGGAGAACCGCGTCTCCTGccccttcagcagctgctgcatctGCCGGatggcagccaggagctgctgcctgctgaggcAGCTCTGCGGGaacagggatagggacagggatggggacctccctgtgctgccactCCTCCCAGGAGCCAACCTGCTGCCCGTGGGAGGAGGCCAGCGCCGGAGTTCCGCAGCATCCGATGTTCCCTGAGCGCCCTGACTTTGTATTTTTCCCTGCATTTATCCAGATCCAGGAGTTTTTTCCACCTAGGCCTGCGCTCCAGTCAGGGCTGGGATCGCTTTGTGGGAGAGATGCTATAACTCATGTTtcatcctgcaggagctccagccctgtcccacttCCACATGacaaaagaagaggaaaacagCTGTCTTGTGAGCTCTGCCGTGGCCAGGAACGCTGGTGGGACTCCTGCCTGCAAACCGATCGCTCCCACGGGACTGACTCATGCCGGAGACGGGCACCGTTATTATGGGATTCCTGCGGAATTGACTTGAAACCGAGGAAAAAGAGCAAAGCCGTTCCCAGAGCTCAGAAATCTGGGGAGCGCAGTGAGCACACAGGGTCTGGGCTGGGGGCTATGGAATTCCGGGAAAGCGAGCGGAGGTGGTGGGCTCTGTCCCACCTGGTCGAAGGGATTTCTTCCCCCCTTTCCACAACTGCACTGTGGAATGATTCCCGTTTCCAAAGAGCTGCTGAGGGTGGAGAGAGGACAAACACAGCAGCCCAAGCAATGCGCTGGTGTCCTCTCCTTCCCCGGGAGCAGGTCCGGGGGTCCCGGGCTGCCGGGGGGATGAGccgtgctgtgctggcagctctggaaTACCCGAGCCCAGAGGAAGGCAGGCAAAAGCAAATAGATGCTGGCGCGTCGCTGGCTTTAATAAACAGCTCTTTGTTAGGGCTGGGTTTAACTCCGTGAGCCAGCGCGAGCTCCGGCGGGATGCTGAGCCATCgcaaagctggaaaatccccccaaaaaagcctCAAAAGGGGCATCCTTTGCTGCCGGTGTGCTCGGGGGCAGCTTCAGGTGTGGGGTGAGGAGGGCGAAAAGAGCCCAAAAGAAGCCGGGCGCGCTTTAAGCGCGGCTCTTGTGCAGTTCGAGCGCGGGTTGGGGCTTTGCCCACCTGTTTGCCGGGGCAGCGGCGCTGCGGGGCTGTCGGGGCTCACGGCAGCGGGCAGCGAGCGGCAAGCGGAGAGGAGCCCCGCgcccccccaaagcccctcccGGGGTCCCGGTGCCCCCTCACCTGGGCGGCCGGCGCGGCCGggagcggcagcagcagcggcagcagcagcagcagcagcggcgggaggcggccccgcgccccccgcggccccgccaTGGTGCGGTGCGGCCCCGCCGCTCTCCGGGACCGGCTGCCCCGCGCtctccccgccccgcccgcgccgcccccgcgctGCCCCGTGCAGGGGACGCGGCGCTTCCCCGCCCCGgcgccgggccggccccgcgcaTCCCCCGGGACACCGGCCGGGCTCTGCGGGCATCCATCCCCCGGGACACCGGCCGGGCTCTGCGGGCATCCATCCCCCGGGACACCGGCTGCGGGCATCCATCCCCGGCGGCTGGGCCGCGGGAGGGTGGCTTTTCCCCCCGCAAAGCTGTTTGTGGTGCTGCCGAGAGCGGGCACCGTGCAGGAGCCCCTATCAGCCCCCCCGCGCCGGGCAGGGAAACCTTTTCCCAGCCCTgcgccccctccccagctcggTTCCCCGTTTTCCAGCGACTGCACCCCACCTCAGTCACTGCATCCCTTTCCCCAGCCCCAAAATGCCTTCCCCCCACCTCAGTTCGGTCCCCCCATTTCCAGCCCGGTCTCCCCCAAGGAAAGGCAGGAGGTGCTGTGTCTGGTTCTacttgctgctgagcagcccagcTATGGAAGCAGCAGAATTCCCCCcaaaaggagaaggagcagaacGGGAGGGCCAGGCCATGTCTGGGGGGCTCCTGCCCTCCCGGGACCCCCTCAGGCTCCTGTCTCCCTGGTTGCAGCAGGAGCGATGGTTCCTTAGCATGCAGATGGGATGGAAGGAAACCCGTCAGGGAGAAGGGAATGTGGGAGCACCCACTGCTCCCACTGGGGCTCCCATTGCTGTTTTCCATGGGGATCTCTTGCAGTGGGAAATCCCCCAGCACGCTGTAGAGCTGGAGCACTCATCATCCAGGGGAATGCCCATCCCACAAACCTTAACACGTGatggaaaagggggaaaacaccaggccctgcaaggccacctgCCCCCTCAGCACCATCCaccccaccctgctctgctccttctgGAGAAGATGAATAACTACAGCAAAATAATTCCACTGTTAATTCCAAACCCCTGGGACCTCAGCCCAGGAAAAAGCTCCTGGGGAGAGCCAGCCTCCACCAGGAAAACCGTGCAGGAGATAATAAATAAAAGAGACGActgtttattaaaatattccCTCTGTGTCCTTGCCGTGGTGCCCCTCACACCATTCCCGGCGGCACTTCCGAGTCctccccgcggctcccggcacGCGGCCGCTCCGACGCCGGCAAAGTGCTGGCCTGGCTCCATCGGCTCCCCGGctccagggcctggcagggaAGCAGTGGCACGTAGGGCTCCTCCACGGGGCCAGCGAGCTGCTCCTCCACAATGTACCTGGCGTCCCACGGCTCGCTGGGATGCACATCCACAGCCACCAGCGCCGCCTCCGCGCCGGGGGAGCCGGGCTCCGACGCCTCCCCGGCGTCCAAATCCGAGTCCGCTTGCGGGAAGCCGGAATCCTGCGTGGAGTCCGGGCTCTGCTCGGGAAGGCCGGTGTTGATGTAGATGATGTCCCCGCATGCCTTGGCGCTGGGCAGgttttccagcagcttctccagctggaCTTTGAGCTGGGAGAAGGTGGGGCGAGTGGCAGGGTCGGCTCTCCAGCACTCGGACATTATTTCATACCTGGAAATTGGGAGAGGAGTGTGGTTAACAGAGGATTCCAgcatcccagaatggtttggtttggaagggaccttaaagctcatccagtcccaccctgctagcatgggcaggggcaccttccaccatcccagtaGCTCCCAGctgtccttgaacacttccagggatggagcagccacagattctctgggcagcctgcaCTCCTCTGGATTAGGGGAGGTATGAGGACCCAGTTTTCCTCCAAGCTGGGCAAGCCTTGAAATTCCCATTAAATCAAAGTGAAACCAACTCCCTCTGCTCAGGCTGTTTCCCAAGGGCATGGATTTATCAGCCCAAGCTGCTGTTAGAAGTGTGAGAAGTCTCTTCCAGTGCAGCCCTGGGATCTGTTCCCTGGGAacatcccagctctgtgtgtggaATGCCCAGTCCTTCCCTTGGCAGGtgcctgctcccaggctggatGTCAGGGAGCCCTGGAAGCTCCCAgcatgtccctgccagcctctcTGCCCTCTAGCAGGCTGGATTCTTAGAAGTTCCTGCTTCCTTCAGGAACAGGCAGTGGAGAGGAGCCTTTTAGGAAATGTACAACTTTGTTTATCCAGTTGGGGTTCAAAGCTCTCAGCCATGGGGGGTTAAATATTTTCAGCTCTAACAGCACTGGAGAAAAACTCAGGAAAGAAGCCTGGGAAAAAAGGCctttgctgagctgctcagaaATCCAAAGGTTTGTGTattctgcattttccctttccagGGGAACACAGATTTATTGATTTGAGACAAGGAAGGGACCTAGAGGGAGTTTTGTGGAACAAAGAGGAGCATCACCAGCCAGGACCTTTTTGgccaaaacaaatttaaaaaaaaagaaataaaatattaaaaagtccCATCACTGACTGTTCCTGGTGACCTTGCCAGCCCTACAAACCCATTGCTTCCCCTGAGGACAATTGATGGGATTTTTGCCTGGAGTTCAGCAGATGCTGACACATGCTCTGCTCCAGGATCCAGCTTTCCTTAGGCACGTTGTGCAAACATTAAGGGGTTTGTTCCTAGGAAAATCCATTTTCCCAGCTGGGATCCCAGGACTCACAGCTCATCCAGGCAATCCTCGGGCTTCTTCAGGCGCTGCCCGTGGAAGAGGTACTCGTAGATTTCGTGGTTCTGCACCCCTGGGTACGGCGTCATCCCGCGCGTGGCGATCTCCCACATGGTGACGCCAAATGCCCACTGCCGGCACAAAGGGAAAAGGCCAAGGCTgaagggacacttccaggaagaATGAATGGAATGAACCTTTTCATGGTGAAAGGTCACTGCCTGGCATCCAAGGGACgacaggcagagctgtggtgcTCCCAAAACTGGGACGGATGCAAGGGTCCCACTCAAGGAACCGATTGCGCCTGACAGCCTCCTGCACTTCCAGGGAATGACTCCAACAGCAGCATGGAGTGGCTCAGCTCAGGGGACTGTCCCTCCAGGCATGGGGACCTACCACGTCACTCTTGGTGGTGTAGACACGGTCGGCCAGGGACTCGAGGGCGATCCACTTGACCGGCATCTTGGCGATGCGGCCCTGCCGATAGTAATCCCCGCTGTAGATCTTCTTGGAGAGCCCGAAGTCTGCCACGCACACCGTCATGTCATCCCGCAGCCTGGGGGCAGACAGGCATCAGGACAGCCCCAGGGCCACGCACACAAaccccaggctgagctctgggtcTCAAAACCAAGGGAACTTTTATTGCAAGGAGCAGAGTTGTGCTGTAAATCCACAAGGTTCATCCCGTGGGACGGAGCAGAGGAAAACACTCACATGCAGTTTCGAGCTGCCAAGTCCCTGTGGAGGAAGTTCCGACTGCTCAGGTATTCCATGCCCAGGGCAATGTCCACCATGAACTTCACCAGGGTCTGCAGGGGCACAAACTGGGGAGGAAAGGTGGGAATTACACAGTGTTGATCCAAAAGGCTTCCCTATCCAGGCCTGCCATCTCAACGGATGAGCCCACGGTAGCAGATGAGCTCTCATCCCTCAGACCCTGCCATTCATTGACCCATGAGCCTGCAGGACCTGCAGAGCAAGATTCCCTTGATTCCCTTCCCACCTCAATCCCATGCcactcctctgctcctggagctccctACCTGGGGGGCCATTTCCAGCCGGGAGCGGAGCAGGAAGCTGTGCAGGTCTCCGTACTTCATGAACGGCAGGATCACCATGGGCTTGGGCACCTGCAGGGAGCTCAGCTCGATGCACACCCCTGGGAAACATGGATAACTCACACAGTGCCCTGGGAAAAGGGATCCAGGTGCACCCAAATCCCAGCTggagggtgggaagggacaGCCCATACCGAGGAGCTTGATGACATTGGGATGGTCAAAGTCCTTCATGCATGCTGCTTCACTGAGAAACTCTTCTATCTCCCTTTGGGAAAAGTTATCCACTGGGAAGCAAAGCGAAAGAAAGAGCTTTAGAACACCAAAATGGTGCCAGGATGCTGTTCCTGAGAGAGGTACTGGGAATGTTGGTATCCAGTGGGGCAGAGAGACAACTTACACTTCATGGTCTTCACAGCCACCTTCTGTGGGGGCCCTTCGGGCTGGCTGAGCCGTCCCTCCATCACGGATCCAAACTCCCCTGCACCACAGGAAAGAGGGAATCCCTTTATCCAAAGCACCAACTTTCAGGACATCACCAGACCCCTAAGATCTGGAATGCTCCAAGATGGCTTGTTCCTCATCAGTGACAGAAGGACAAGCTGGGCTCGTGGAaggttccctgcccatggcaggaggctggAATGAGAGGAGTTTTACTCACCCTCTCCCAGGACCTTTCCCAGGCTCAGGGCGTTTCTGTCCACGACAACAtcctgcagcttctgctgcagctccctgctgacACCCAGGCTTCCCACTGCAAGAGAGGGGAACAGGAGCTCGGGCACCTCCCACCTGCTGCCATTTCCCCTTCCAGCTCCTTCCAGAGGGATAAAAACATATCCTTACGGGTCAGTTCCACGGCTCTCCGGCAGTAGGACTTCTTGGCTGTGTAGTTCACTGCCAGCTCAGAGTTGTTCCTGCTGAAAGCATTCCTAAGGGAACACAAACACATCTGCTGTGGCTGCTTCAGCTGGATGAAGGAATCAGcatggcaggggcaggagcccaggggatgcagaggaaaaggggaaatacATGttctatttcctttttcctggaTCAGCACCATCGCCTGCAACGTCTGAGCAAAACAACAGCTCCACAAACACCACTGAACCATCAAGGAGTGAGTCACGGAGCTTTTGGGGAGGAAATAGGATACTCATTTCCTACTCAAGGAGCAGGAATGCTGTTGGAGCCctgcagagtccagctttgggACGCAAAACCAGGGCAGGATGCTCCAGAACTGGGAAAGCAGGGAAAGAGTGACAATAACCAGTTAGGAAAGGGATCCTTAGTCGGTACCAGTTTCCAAACTGGGAGCACGGGGCAGTAAAACACCACTTGGGAAGTCACAAGGATGAGTGAGGAGTGTTGGGTTGTTGCAGGAGAAAACAGCCCTTTGTCTGTGTTTTTAAACAATGCTGGGCCATTCAACCCGGGCGTGGGATGAGGCAGGAGGGTTTCTCCAGGACATGGGATATTATgggatcatagaatcatggagtTGAAaggaacccacaaggatcatccagtccagctcccggccctgcacagagaccccaacagccccacccagtgcatccctgggagcgttgtccaaatgctcctggagctctggcagccttggagctgtgaccattccctggggagcctgttcagttCCCTCTGGGGGAAGGATCATTTCCTAAAATGCAGCCTAACCTCTCCTGATACAGCTCCAGCCGTTCCCTTGGGTCCAGGTCACcctctggtgaccagtgacaccCTCTGCTCTCTGATTTCCGTGCCAAAACACCTCCCCCACCAAGTTGCACAAGTTCACTTCCCTTTAAAAATAGGAATAGTGAGCAAAAGGTGAACTGCTGAGCTAaggaagggaggggaaggaaaaaccCACTTAGTCCCTCACCACAGGcataaaaaatgtcatttgtgGTAACAACATCAGTCCTGGAGACAGAATCCTTGTTCCCAAATCCAGCATGGGCTGCTGGCCCCCCACCCCTTGGGAGCCACCCTGTTTTCCACCCCCTTACCCATATTTTGTCTCCACGCATCGTTTCTGGATGACCATGGACAAGCAGAGGATGACTCCGACGGCAATTGTCCCGCAGATAAATCCCAGGGCTATGACAAAGGAGTCGGCATTCCCGGAGGCTGGAGTCGAAGAGGGGGCTGAGGTTATTAATCCTAAGAAAATATCCTGTTAATGGAGCCGGTGAAAGAGTCAGCCTGCAGCACCCGGGGCTTGGGGCAGGAATGCCCAGGGGTTTTCAGCAGAGCCCAAAGGATTAGGGaatgaggaaaaaagggaatgaGGAGTGAGGTTTTCCTGCTCCCAAATCAGGATCCTTGGCTGACAGGGAAAGCATCTGAAGGAGTGATGCCAAACCATCAAACCATGGAAAGCACGCCCTGGGCTATTCccagcatccagccctgcaccTCCTTACCACTGGCAGGGATGAAGATCTCCACGGGAATGCTGAAAGGTCCCACTCCCCCCTTGGTGACAGCGGCCACACGGATGGAgcaggtggcactggtggcCACCACGGGCAGCACGGCCACGCTGCCGTTCAGCCGGACCTCATTGGAGGCAATCTGCTGGAGAGAGGAAGGCAAGAAAATCctgggctggggaaggcagggaaaCCTGGGGATTTACTGAGAACTGTCCCCTTGGCAACCTTTGGAGCTGCTTTGCTTTCCCAGCTCAGAGGAAGTGCAGCACCCGGCTATTTAGAGAGAAGAATGGCCCTGTGTGCAAGGGCCGGATGGGATCGGGAACGGAGCTGAGCAGCGCTTCCCGTTCAATCCCAGCATTCCTGGCCCTCTCTGCTtcacaacagcagcagccagagccagaAAAGAGGCAGGGAAGGATCTGGCAAGGAAGGGAAAAGCTCTGGTGACATGGATTGTGACCCTCAGCCTTTGTTGTGGCCAGTTTGGAGCCCTGTGAGCCTCAGCACCCACAGATCCATGTGCTCCTGGTGGAATTGTCCAAGTGCTCTGGAAGTAGATCCTAAGCTCAAAAACCACTCCTTCTGTGGCTTTTGGGTGCAGCTAATTATAGTCCCATGTATTTTATATCtatttttatgtatatttttatgtatttccttggctggtaccatggcaGGAGGCAGCGTGGCTTGGTAAAAACATTGGAGCCTTTCCCTGCAAATTCCACCCTTTCCTGGTCGTTTCCAGCTGagaaagtgctgctgctgctccctgccgaTTTCCAACTGCAAAacagctgcccagctgcagccaaAACATCTggcaggctgctgtgcccagcggtgCCTGGCTCCTTCCTGAACATCCCACAAAAAAAGCAGGAGCTGAGAGGGATGAGGACAGAGAATGGAGCTGAGGGGGATCAGTGGGTGAGGAAATGGGGCTGAGGGGGATCAGTGGGAAAGGAGACAGATGAGGAGAGGGATTCAGAGCTTCTCAGAGGGAACCAGTTTCTGTTCCCTGCCCCAAAAAAGCCTCGGAAACAGATGTGAAACACCCAGGCCCTGGGAATGTGTGAGCACCTACTGGCAGTGACAGGAGCTGGGACCTGTTgtcacctctgctcccacattcctgccttcctcctcctccttgtacCTTTCCCTACCATCAGCCTAAAATTGGGATCTGTCCCTGTCCTAAAGGATCTTCTGTATCATCTGAGGACAGACCCAGATCATGAGCACAAAGCAGGGATGACCTGCCaattttaatgggattttatgAGCTTTGTGGTAGttgaggaatttcttcctgtcCCAGCTCAGGCAGCCTTGGCTCCAACAAGGACTGCTGGTTAAGGAGGAAAATAAACCAACTTTTGGGAGTTTTCTGGTTGTTGAGAGGCCTGCAGGTGGCCCTGTGACACCAAAATCCAGCTTCTTCCTGACTTTATCCTGCAAAAACTGGTGGTTATTTTGGGGCAGTCCAGATTTAGCCAGTGCAGGGCCACAACACAGGGACTTTATTTCATGGATTCATTCACACAGAATCATTTtgcttggaaaagacctctgagattaTGGATTCCAACCTTAGAAGGAGCTTTTCGAGGAGTCAGAACTCCAGTCTCGTGTCTCAGACTAATGGAAAAATTGAGAACTGGAAAAAATTTCACTCCATAAGCTGGAAAAATGGACAAAAACTaacaaacaacaacagcaacaataaATCTCTCAGGGCTTAAAGGGCAAGGCCTGGGTTTGGCCTTTTGCTGGAGAGAGACAGCTCCTGTCAGCACTTTTTTTCCGAGTCACAAGACCAtgattttgtttccctggctTCATTCAGGCTGGATCTATACGGGGGAGCAAAAGGAGAACAGAAAGTGCAGCATCCAACAAAAAAAGGGGATGAGTCACTGTTTCCAGCTGGGGTcactctgccagcctggcacagaggaACCCAAACCACAGCTGGATCCATTCCTGCTGTTATCCACAGGCTCTGGATGGGATCTTTTGCCCAGAGCCCAGGCCAACCTTACCCTAGCaaattcctgcagctgcttcccAAATCCTAGAAAAAGCAAGCAGGGTGTGCCAGGTGATTTCATGCCTGAATCACACTCACAGAGAGGCCTTTGGGCCAAAGAGTTCCTCGAGCTCTGAAATTCCATGCTGTGGGTTAAGGAAGGGATAAATCCCATCTGAGTAAGGAACAGATCAAAATCCAAGGAATGCAAGGCCAGGAGTGGTTTGAAGCCCACATGAAAGCCCAAAACAGCAAAGAAACGAGCTCCAAAAGAATCCATGGAAACACCAAAACCCATCTGGACATGCCTGCTGGgaatttttccaggattttagCCATTCTTCCCCATTTCCTGGTGACTCACCATGCCCTCGGAGTTGTGCCACCTGTACCAGACGTGGTAGCCCTGGAGCTCCCCATGGATCCTCTCCAGGGGTGGCTTCACCCAGTGGATCTCCAGCGAGGAGCTGGATTCATTGAAGGACACCGTGATGTTCAGCGGCGGCGTGGTCGGAGctgtgggaatccatgggaaAGGAGCTGAGGGAAGCTGGGAGAAGGGGTGCAGAGATGAGGGAATCCATGGGAAAGGAGCTGAGGGAAGCTGGGAGAAGGGGTGCAGAGATGAGGGAATCCATGGGAAAGGAGCTGAGGGAAGCTGGGAGAAGGGGTGCAGAGATGAGGGAATCCATGGGACAGGAGCTGAGGGAAGCTGGGAGAAGGGGTGCAGAGATGAGGGAATCCATGGGACAGGAGCTGAGAGAAGCTGGGAGAAGGGGTGCAGAGATGAGGGAATCCATGGGACAGGAGCTGAGAGAAGCTGGGAGAACGGGTGCAGAGATGAGGGAATCTGATGGAAAATGAGCTGGACTTTGTTGAAAGCCCATGAAAAAGGGTGAAGTTTCCTTTCCCACCCTGAGAGCAACCAGGCCTCTGGAGGCGCCTCTCTTCCAGAGGGATTGAGGCAGGGAAACCCTTCTCAGTGCTCACTCCTACCTCCCTCCGTGGTGCTGGCCGTTATCCAGGGGCTGAATGCCGACCAGCCGACCTCATTCCCGCAGGAAACACGGATGTTGTACTCTTCCAtgggctccagctgctggatgTGATACACGTGGGGAGGCACCGAGGtgtggaagggctggagggagacGTTGCCTCTTGGAACAACTTCCTTGGCCTTTaattggaaaatcagtccaCAAACAGGGATTAGTCAGCAACAACCTGCAGGGTGAGATGTTGGAAAACAGGATCCAGAGCCCTGCCTTCCATTTGAACTCTGCAGGGAAAAGGTCCTGCAGGGAAAGCTCATGGCAGGACAttcacagggcacagggagaggGCTCCAGCACCTATGGAGCTGGGAACATTCCAGGGAtgttgggaaggagggaggaatgATTTGCTGTTTCTTGTGGCATGGAGAAAAAGGAGCCCTGAATAAAACAACCAGGCAGCACatcccaaataaacaaaataaagctCCTTTTTGTGTGGCACATCATTGGAAAACAGGATTTATCTCCATGGGATGTAATGGGACTAATCCCAATCCTTGTCACATGTAGCAGCATGGATGAATTCAACATCCCAAAAGTCCTGCTTTTCACAGAAAGACAAATTTATGGATGTGGAGTCCCCATGGAGCTGCCCACAGAGCCACTGCATCTTTCCAGGAAACATCTCATTTTGTGGGAAGTACAACCTGGATTgggaaagagggaggaaagaggGAAGAGCGAGAACAAGGACAACCCAACCCACATGCCC
The genomic region above belongs to Passer domesticus isolate bPasDom1 chromosome 3, bPasDom1.hap1, whole genome shotgun sequence and contains:
- the MERTK gene encoding tyrosine-protein kinase Mer isoform X3, yielding MGGGRWALLWALLAALRPPRGAAEDADGEGGVRPFLLAHSRRAQRSLLGQWPQRSTREEPPGSSVGQLRFNRTVGQVVVNEHKDVTFNCSIRVPQELLQADAPGISLWKDGRELHVLDRIASSHFEFPDDQEVSMTSTFSILGAQRSDNGSYVCKLNISGVEVVSDPILVQIEGLPHFIRQPEQLNVTRNSPFNLTCQAVGPPEPVEIYWFQNNIQVNQKPHISPSVLTVPGLNKPALFSCEAHNSKGLTASSPGQVNIKGIPSAPVSVQVLNRTAHGIRISWVPGFDAFSALNNCSVQAKEVVPRGNVSLQPFHTSVPPHVYHIQQLEPMEEYNIRVSCGNEVGWSAFSPWITASTTEGAPTTPPLNITVSFNESSSSLEIHWVKPPLERIHGELQGYHVWYRWHNSEGMQIASNEVRLNGSVAVLPVVATSATCSIRVAAVTKGGVGPFSIPVEIFIPASASGNADSFVIALGFICGTIAVGVILCLSMVIQKRCVETKYGNAFSRNNSELAVNYTAKKSYCRRAVELTLGSLGVSRELQQKLQDVVVDRNALSLGKVLGEGEFGSVMEGRLSQPEGPPQKVAVKTMKLDNFSQREIEEFLSEAACMKDFDHPNVIKLLGVCIELSSLQVPKPMVILPFMKYGDLHSFLLRSRLEMAPQFVPLQTLVKFMVDIALGMEYLSSRNFLHRDLAARNCMLRDDMTVCVADFGLSKKIYSGDYYRQGRIAKMPVKWIALESLADRVYTTKSDVWAFGVTMWEIATRGMTPYPGVQNHEIYEYLFHGQRLKKPEDCLDELYEIMSECWRADPATRPTFSQLKVQLEKLLENLPSAKACGDIIYINTGLPEQSPDSTQDSGFPQADSDLDAGEASEPGSPGAEAALVAVDVHPSEPWDARYIVEEQLAGPVEEPYVPLLPCQALEPGSRWSQASTLPASERPRAGSRGEDSEVPPGMV
- the MERTK gene encoding tyrosine-protein kinase Mer isoform X2 translates to MGGGRWALLWALLAALRPPRGAAEDADGEGGVRPFLLAHSRRAQRSLLGQWPQRSTREEPPGSSVGQLRFNRTVGQVVVNEHKDVTFNCSIRVPQELLQADAPGISLWKDGRELHVLDRIASSHFEFPDDQEVSMTSTFSILGAQRSDNGSYVCKLNISGVEVVSDPILVQIEGLPHFIRQPEQLNVTRNSPFNLTCQAVGPPEPVEIYWFQNNIQVNQKPHISPSVLTVPGLNKPALFSCEAHNSKGLTASSPGQVNIKGIPSAPVSVQVLNRTAHGIRISWVPGFDAFSALNNCSVQAKEVVPRGNVSLQPFHTSVPPHVYHIQQLEPMEEYNIRVSCGNEVGWSAFSPWITASTTEGAPTTPPLNITVSFNESSSSLEIHWVKPPLERIHGELQGYHVWYRWHNSEGMIASNEVRLNGSVAVLPVVATSATCSIRVAAVTKGGVGPFSIPVEIFIPASGLITSAPSSTPASGNADSFVIALGFICGTIAVGVILCLSMVIQKRCVETKYGNAFSRNNSELAVNYTAKKSYCRRAVELTLGSLGVSRELQQKLQDVVVDRNALSLGKVLGEGEFGSVMEGRLSQPEGPPQKVAVKTMKLDNFSQREIEEFLSEAACMKDFDHPNVIKLLGVCIELSSLQVPKPMVILPFMKYGDLHSFLLRSRLEMAPQFVPLQTLVKFMVDIALGMEYLSSRNFLHRDLAARNCMLRDDMTVCVADFGLSKKIYSGDYYRQGRIAKMPVKWIALESLADRVYTTKSDVWAFGVTMWEIATRGMTPYPGVQNHEIYEYLFHGQRLKKPEDCLDELYEIMSECWRADPATRPTFSQLKVQLEKLLENLPSAKACGDIIYINTGLPEQSPDSTQDSGFPQADSDLDAGEASEPGSPGAEAALVAVDVHPSEPWDARYIVEEQLAGPVEEPYVPLLPCQALEPGSRWSQASTLPASERPRAGSRGEDSEVPPGMV